The DNA window AACCTCTGTTGAGATTTCGGAATTATTGAGCCGAATGCTAAAAATGCGTGGGATAACCCACAACGTTTTGAATGCAAAAATGCACAAGCAAGAAGCTCAAATTGTAGAAGAAGCAGGTAAACCAGGTGTAGTAACTATCGCTACCAATATGGCGGGTCGTGGAACGGATATTAAACTTTCTGCCGAGGTAAAAGCTGCCGGAGGTTTAGCCATCGTGGGAACAGAACGTCACGATTCACGTCGTGTAGACCGTCAGTTGCGTGGTCGTGCCGGTCGTCAAGGAGATCCGGGAAGCTCACAATTTTATGTTTCGCTTGAAGACAACTTGATGCGTTTGTTTGGTTCCGAAAGAGTGGCCAAAGTAATGGACAGAATGGGATTGCAAGAAGGTGAAGTTATCCAACATTCGATGATGACCAAATCTATCGAAAGAGCGCAGAAAAAAGTAGAGGAAAATAACTTTGGAGTTCGTAAACGTTTGTTAGAATATGATGACGTTATGAATGCACAACGTGAAGTGGTGTACAAACGTCGTCGTCACGCTTTGCACGGAGAGCGTTTGAAACTCGACATCGCCAATATGCTATATGACACTTGCGATTTAATCGTGAGCGAAAATAAAGCATCGAATGATTTCAAAAATTTTGAATTCGAATTGATTCGTTATTTCTCTATCACTTCTCCAGTTTCTGAAAGCGATTTCAGCAAATTGACCGAAATGGAATTGACCGGAAAAGTGTATAAAGCGGCTTCTCAATTTTATACTGAAAAGACAGAACGCAGTGCCAGAGAGGCTTTACCAATCATCAGTAATGTATATGAAGATAAAAATAATCAATACGAGCGTATCATTGTTCCGTTTACGGATGGAATAAAATCCTTGAATGTGGTTACTGATTTGAAGAAAGCGTATGAATCTAAAGGAAATCAATTGGTTGCCGATTTTGAGAAAAACATCACTCTAGCGATAGTGGATGAAGCTTGGAAGAAACATTTACGTAAAATGGACGAGTTAAAACAATCGGTTCAATTGGCAGTGCACGAACAAAAAGATCCATTACTTATCTATAAATTCGAAGCCTACAATTTGTTTAGCTCGATGTTGAATGGGGTTAATAAAGAAGTGATTTCGTTCTTGTTCAAAGGAGATTTGCCACAACAACAAGCTCCAGCCATTCAAGAAGCAAAAGAAGTCCGTCAGAAAGAAAAATATACCGAGACTAAAGACGAAATCGTAAGCAGCGAAAGTGCCAATCGTGAAGCGGGACAAACGCAACCGCGTCAGGTAACAGAAACTATCGTTCGCGACCAACCGAAAATTAATCGCAACGATACCGTAACGATTCAAAATGTGGCTAATGGACAAACACAAGAAATGAAATACAAAAAAGCCGAAAGCTTAATCGCTAGCGGAACTTGGGTTTTGGTTCATTAAATAGATTTTAGATTGCAGATTGCAAACTAAATAAACAATTCAATCCTCAATTGCGAAAGTAGTTGAGGATTTTTTCATTTGAAATAAGTAGGAATAAAACCTTCGCATAAGGAATATTTTCTTTATATTTACTTGTTTAATATATCAAAAATATAACCTTTAAAAACACATAAAATGGCAAAGAGTCAAGACGCAAAGAAAAACGTAAAAAAAGAACCTCTTAAAACCGCCAAGAAAAAAAAAGAGGAAAAAAGAGAAAAGAAAAATAGTCCAAAAAGGGATTAGTTAGCAGATTACAGATAGCAGAAAAAAGCAGTTTAAAAATGGCTTAAATCATTTTTAAACTGCTTTATCTTTATGTATAAATTGTCTTATTTCTATGTTCTGCAATATGCAACCTGCCGACTGCAGCCTGAAATCTGCTAACTGATCACTACTTCACAGGTATATTCTCTAAAATTTCCAATACAAATTTCCAGAATTTTTGAGAAGATTTAATCGAAGCTCTTTCGTCTGGCGAATGCGCTCCCTGAATGGTTGGTCCAAAAGAAATCATATCCATATCAGGATAATTGGTTCCCAGAATGCCACATTCTAAACCGGCGTGACAAGCGACAACTTTTGGTTTTTCGTTGTTTTGTTTTTCGTAGATTGTAACCAATAAATCCAAAATTTCAGATTTGACATTAGGTGTCCAACCCGGATAAGAACCCGCAAAGTTTACTTCGCAACCGCACAATTCGAAAGCAGAACGCAAGGCATTGGCCAAATCCATTTTGGAAGTTTCTACCGAAGAACGTGTCAAACAGCTAATTGAAATTTCGCCCTCTTTGATAATCACTCTCGCAATATTATTTGAAGTTTCAACCAAATCTTCCATATCGGCCGACATTCGGTAAACGCCGTTGTGAGCGGCATAAATCGAACGAATAATTCCTTCCTGAACACCCAAATCCATAACTTTTTTCGGTAAATCGCTTTTCACAATTTCGATAGTCAAATTCGGTTCAGTAGTTTTATATTCGGTTTTGATGTCGTTGATAATTTCCTGCATATCGAAAATGTATGCTTCGTCATACATCCCAGCAACAATAACTTTGGCAACGCTTTCACGAGGAATCGCATTGCGTAAACTTCCACCATTAATTTCTGCTACTTGAAGTCCGAAATTTTCGAAAGCATCAAACAACAAACGATTCATTATTTTGTTGGCATTACCCAATCCTTTATGAATATCTATTCCTGAATGTCCGCCATTCAAACCTTTAACCGTGATAGTATAACCAACCGAATCTTCAGGAGTTTCCTCTTCTTGATAACTTCGAGTAGCTGTAACATCGATTCCTCCAGCACAACCTATGTCGATTTCGTCATCTTCTTCGGTGTCCATATTCAAAAGGATTTCACCTTTCAGGATTCCGCCCTTTAGGTTTAAAGCGCCTGTCATTCCGGTTTCTTCGTCAATGGTAAACAAAGCTTCAATTGCGGGATGTTTGATTTCTTTTGATTCTAAAATTGCCATCATCATCGCCACTCCAAGACCATTATCAGCACCTAAAGTAGTTCCGCGAGCACGAACCCAATCTCCATCGACATACATATCGATTCCTTGTTTGTCGAAATCAAAAACGGTATCCGCATTTTTTTGATGCACCATATCCAAATGCCCTTGTAGGACAATGGGTTTGCGATTTTCCATTCCAGTTGTGGCAGGTTTACGAATAATGACATTGCGGATTTCGTCTTCAAAGGTTTCCAATCCCAGTGAATTTCCGAAGTTTTTCATAAACTCGATAACGCGTTCTTCTTTTTTGGAAGGTCGAGGAACGGCGTTTAAATCGGCAAATTTATTCCAAAGCGCTTTGGGTTCTAGATTTCTTATTTCTTTGCTCATTGTATATTTGTTTGTATGATTTATTTTTTTTGACACAAATTTTAAAGTTATAAATTCAAAATCTTGATTAGACTTTTGTTGATGCTTTGAATATCCAACGAATCCAATTCGCCTAATTTTCCGAGAATTAAATCTTTGTCGATTGTGGTGATTTTAGACACCCGAACCAATGATGTCTTCTTTAACCCATTCAAATCATTTGGTTCTAAAATAATGTCAAACGTATTTTTCCATTTGAATTGAGTTGTAATAAAAGCCACAATTACATCCAAATCGGATACGACTAAAACCAAGGCCGGTCTTATTTTTTTGCCTTTCAAATCGGTAAAGGGAAAAGAAAGAAGAACTATATCTCCTTTTTTCATTGGTATTTTTCTTTTATATCACTCACTTGATACAACTCCTCTTCATTTTGAAGAAATTCATACGATTTTGAAGTTGAAGCAAGTGTTTTAATACCTTCTGTGATGATTTTATCATCTATTTTACTTGCCAAAAAACTTACATAATCAGACACTTCCTGAATTCTGGAATCAGAAAGGTGTCGCAATTTTTCGACTGTGTCTTTAATAAGTTCTTCTCTTGACATAACTATAGAAATGTTTAAATTCCGAAAAAGAAAATTAAGCTTCACAAATTTACAAAAAAGAAATACTACTTCTTGATTAATGATTAAATTTATCGCCAAAAGTCAATTAATGCAACGCAAATACATTCTTCCTCTATTTCTCCTATTTCAAATTCTATTTCTGAAAATAATCGCCTTTTTTCCAGAATTTGTAGAACGTTTTTACAGCAATGGATTGTATGTTTATGTTTCGAAAATTTCGAGAATAACGCTAGGGAAAATTCCTTTTTCAGTGGGAGATATCATCTATGGAATCCTGATTGTATATCTTTTGAAATCAATTTGGAAAACCCGAAAAACTTGGAAATTGCAATGGAAAAATAATATTCTAAAAATTTTAAATGTGCTTTCGGTAGCCTATTTTCTTTTTCACTTTTTATGGGCAATGAATTATTACCGCCAACCGCTTTTCGAAAAAATGAAAATCGAAAGAGATTACACGGATGGCGATTTGTTGGATTTTACCAAAAAACTGATTGCCAAAACGAACGAAATTCAATCCCAAATCACGAAAAACGATAGTCTGAAAGTAGTATTTCCGTATTCGGATGAACAAGTTTTCGAGATGAATTTAAACGGTTACAAAAAACTTTCCAGTCAATATCCTTTTTTTAAATATACACATCCAAGCATCAAGAAATCGCTCTTTAGTTTGCCGTTGACGTATATGGGTTTTGGTGGGTATTTGAATCCGTTTACAAATGAAGCGCAAGTGAATTATTTGATGCCAAAATACAATTTACCAATGACTTCTTGCCACGAAATAGCGCACCAAATGGGTTTTGGCAGCGAAAGTGAGTGCAATTTTATTGGGTTTATGGCTTCTGTAAAAAATGAGAATTTATACTTTCAGTATTCGGGATATAGTACTGCTTTGCGGTACTGTTTGAGTAATTGGTATGCTCGAGATGCAAAAGTTTTTGACCAATTATTGAAAACCATTCATCCCGGAATTTTGAAAAATTATCAGGAAAGCGAGGAATTCTGGAAGCAATATGATACTTTTATTGATGAAGGATTCCATCTTTTTTACGACAACTTCCTGAAAATAAACCAACAAAAAGACGGAATGGAGAGTTATAGCAAATTCGTGAACTTGATGGTGAATTATTACAAGGGGAAAGATCTTTAAAAAAATATAAGTTGTAGCCTAGCCCCGATTACTTCACTTGACTTTTATTTTAATAGGAGTTCAGTGAACTTTGTTTGAAGGGAAAATCCTGTCATTGCGAGGAACAAAGCAATCAAATCGTAAGATTGCTTCGTTCCTCGCAATGACAGATTGGAATGATAGCGGGACGACTGTTTATCGAAAAAACGAAAATTTTTGCTCCCAATAAAAAAAATAAATTTGTAACAAAATATACTTTTTGCCCACTAATACGATTATGAGCGACGATTTAGAACAATCATTTGTGCAGCAATTGAAGGCCAATCAGAATATAATCCACAAGATTTGTAGGTTGTATACGAATGGTGAGGACGCGCATAAGGATTTGTTTCAGGAAATCACCATTCAGCTTTGGAAAGCTTTTCCGAAGTTTCGAGGCGATAGTAAATTTTCGACTTGGGCCTATCGGGTCGCTTTGAATACTGCGATTACTTTGTACCGAAAAAGTACCCGTTCCGTAAAAACGATAGATTATGAATCACAGCAATATTTTATTAGCAATGAGGATTATAATTATGAAGAAGAGGAACGCTTAAAACTGATGTATAAGGCGGTTTACCAGCTGAATGATATCGAAAAAGCCTTGGTTTATATGTACCTCGAAGATAAGGATTATGGTGAAATTTCGGAAACTTTAGGAATTAGCGAAGTGAATGCAAGGGTGAAAATGAATAGAATAAAAGGGAAATTGAAAAAAATTCTGAATCCCTAAAGAGTTTGAATTAAAGAGAATGAAAAATGGGTTGGAGACGCCAACGAGTGTTGCGAGCTAAGCTTCAAAGAACTGGCAAAGCGATCCCGTTTGACTCCAAAAAAAATAACAATCTGCAAATGAAAGAGCTAGATTTATTAAAAAAAGATTGGCAAAACAACAATGCCTTTGAGCAGATTTCGGATATAGAAATCTACAAAATGTTGCATCAAAAATCGTCTTCGATTGTGAAATGGATTTTGATTGTGAGCATTATTGAATTTGTGGTATTAAATGGTATTTCCTTTTTACTAAATGACCCAAAATACGACGCTTTTATGCGGATGCATCCCTATATCAACTTTTTGGAAAAGTTCAATTATGTGGTAATCATTGTATTTATCTATTTATTTTACAGAAATTTCAAATCGATTTCGGTTTTGAATTCGGCAAAAACTCTCATAAAACACGTATTGAAGACCCGAAAAATAGTGACTTATTATATTTTTTGGAATATTATTATTGGCGGAATTACAGGTGCTTTGAGTTTTATAGAAGGTTTTAATGATGGTTATGATTCAGGTAGTACTGCATTAGGGAATAAAGGCAAAACAATCTTAGAAGCCAACTGTTTTACCATAATCGTAGTGGCATTATTGATTATGGGGATCATCTGGCTGTTTTACAAATTATTATACGGAAGATTTCTGAGGAAACTAAAAGACAATTATAAAGAATTGAAAAAAATAGATTTATAAACAAAAAGTTCGCCGTGGCGAACTTTTTTTATTTAATATTCCCATTGCCGTAATTTATTCAATTCTTCGGCTGCTTTTAATTCTTCAACGGGAATTACTTTCAGGAAGGTAGGATGCTGCTCGATGGCATATTCTATTTTTTCGA is part of the Flavobacterium nackdongense genome and encodes:
- a CDS encoding DUF3810 domain-containing protein, which translates into the protein MQRKYILPLFLLFQILFLKIIAFFPEFVERFYSNGLYVYVSKISRITLGKIPFSVGDIIYGILIVYLLKSIWKTRKTWKLQWKNNILKILNVLSVAYFLFHFLWAMNYYRQPLFEKMKIERDYTDGDLLDFTKKLIAKTNEIQSQITKNDSLKVVFPYSDEQVFEMNLNGYKKLSSQYPFFKYTHPSIKKSLFSLPLTYMGFGGYLNPFTNEAQVNYLMPKYNLPMTSCHEIAHQMGFGSESECNFIGFMASVKNENLYFQYSGYSTALRYCLSNWYARDAKVFDQLLKTIHPGILKNYQESEEFWKQYDTFIDEGFHLFYDNFLKINQQKDGMESYSKFVNLMVNYYKGKDL
- a CDS encoding RNA polymerase sigma factor, which produces MSDDLEQSFVQQLKANQNIIHKICRLYTNGEDAHKDLFQEITIQLWKAFPKFRGDSKFSTWAYRVALNTAITLYRKSTRSVKTIDYESQQYFISNEDYNYEEEERLKLMYKAVYQLNDIEKALVYMYLEDKDYGEISETLGISEVNARVKMNRIKGKLKKILNP
- a CDS encoding aminoacyl-histidine dipeptidase, yielding MSKEIRNLEPKALWNKFADLNAVPRPSKKEERVIEFMKNFGNSLGLETFEDEIRNVIIRKPATTGMENRKPIVLQGHLDMVHQKNADTVFDFDKQGIDMYVDGDWVRARGTTLGADNGLGVAMMMAILESKEIKHPAIEALFTIDEETGMTGALNLKGGILKGEILLNMDTEEDDEIDIGCAGGIDVTATRSYQEEETPEDSVGYTITVKGLNGGHSGIDIHKGLGNANKIMNRLLFDAFENFGLQVAEINGGSLRNAIPRESVAKVIVAGMYDEAYIFDMQEIINDIKTEYKTTEPNLTIEIVKSDLPKKVMDLGVQEGIIRSIYAAHNGVYRMSADMEDLVETSNNIARVIIKEGEISISCLTRSSVETSKMDLANALRSAFELCGCEVNFAGSYPGWTPNVKSEILDLLVTIYEKQNNEKPKVVACHAGLECGILGTNYPDMDMISFGPTIQGAHSPDERASIKSSQKFWKFVLEILENIPVK
- a CDS encoding type II toxin-antitoxin system PemK/MazF family toxin codes for the protein MKKGDIVLLSFPFTDLKGKKIRPALVLVVSDLDVIVAFITTQFKWKNTFDIILEPNDLNGLKKTSLVRVSKITTIDKDLILGKLGELDSLDIQSINKSLIKILNL